From Bosea sp. NBC_00550, the proteins below share one genomic window:
- a CDS encoding F0F1 ATP synthase subunit epsilon, producing MATFKFELVSPERILFSGDVVSVIVPSTEGEMTVLAGHAPLVATVKAGIVFVQTTDSNGKEFFVNGGLVEVNQETMTILAEQGKFIEDVDTAVLDAEILTAETRLAGSHNEDEQKRLHDTLVQLREFKHVFEQRKAA from the coding sequence ATGGCCACCTTCAAGTTCGAACTCGTCTCGCCGGAGCGCATCCTGTTCTCGGGCGATGTCGTCAGCGTCATCGTCCCCTCGACCGAGGGCGAGATGACCGTGCTCGCCGGCCATGCGCCGCTGGTGGCGACGGTCAAGGCCGGCATCGTCTTCGTCCAGACGACCGACAGCAACGGCAAGGAATTCTTCGTCAATGGCGGCCTCGTCGAGGTCAACCAGGAGACGATGACCATCCTCGCCGAGCAGGGCAAGTTCATCGAGGATGTCGACACCGCCGTGCTCGACGCCGAAATCCTGACCGCCGAGACCCGTCTCGCCGGCTCGCACAACGAGGACGAGCAGAAGCGCCTGCATGACACGCTGGTGCAGCTGCGCGAATTCAAGCACGTCTTCGAGCAGCGCAAGGCGGCCTGA
- a CDS encoding VOC family protein: MSIVELDHCVIHVSDWERSNAFYHDILGAEVVRNGDGFAYRIGRAQLNCHGPGIEPTPVARVPVPPGGSDLCFVWPGPIAEAITHLQRQSIAIELGPVQRFGRGGHGTSVYFRDPDGSLLEFISYA, encoded by the coding sequence ATGAGCATCGTCGAGCTCGATCATTGCGTCATCCACGTTTCCGATTGGGAACGCTCCAACGCCTTCTATCATGACATTCTCGGCGCGGAGGTCGTCCGGAACGGCGACGGCTTCGCCTATCGCATCGGCCGGGCGCAATTGAATTGCCATGGCCCCGGCATCGAGCCGACGCCGGTCGCGCGCGTGCCGGTGCCGCCGGGCGGCAGCGATCTGTGCTTCGTCTGGCCGGGGCCGATCGCGGAGGCGATCACGCACCTCCAGCGTCAGTCGATCGCGATCGAGCTCGGCCCGGTCCAGCGCTTCGGCCGCGGCGGCCACGGCACCAGCGTCTATTTCCGCGATCCCGACGGCTCGCTGCTCGAATTCATCAGCTACGCATGA
- a CDS encoding RNA pyrophosphohydrolase — protein MSLPYRPNVGIALFNAQGLVFAGHSHSAGPEIVLPGFDWQMPQGGIDPDEDIVAAARRELEEETGVTSAALLAVTEDWWSYDFPPYDGPPHKLTAFRGQRQRWVAFRFTGSEDEIDIGKPNGDEPPEFNEWRWRPLNQMPGLVVPFKRPVYERVAVAFAAFASPVAAEGATR, from the coding sequence ATGAGCCTGCCCTACCGCCCCAATGTCGGCATCGCCCTGTTCAATGCGCAGGGCCTCGTCTTTGCCGGCCATTCCCACAGCGCCGGGCCCGAGATCGTCCTGCCCGGCTTCGACTGGCAGATGCCGCAGGGCGGGATCGACCCTGACGAGGACATCGTCGCCGCCGCGCGCCGGGAGCTGGAAGAGGAGACCGGTGTCACCAGCGCCGCCCTGCTGGCCGTGACGGAGGATTGGTGGAGCTACGATTTCCCGCCCTATGACGGCCCGCCGCACAAGCTCACGGCCTTTCGCGGCCAGCGCCAGCGCTGGGTCGCCTTCCGCTTCACCGGCAGCGAGGACGAGATCGATATCGGCAAGCCCAATGGCGACGAACCGCCGGAGTTCAACGAATGGCGCTGGCGCCCGCTGAACCAGATGCCGGGGCTCGTCGTTCCCTTCAAAAGACCCGTCTACGAGCGCGTGGCCGTGGCTTTCGCAGCCTTCGCTTCGCCCGTCGCGGCAGAGGGAGCAACCAGATGA
- a CDS encoding ArsR/SmtB family transcription factor, producing MRQTRLPALEDIALEDVFHALSDPIRLEIVRRLAVEGEASCQALDCDRPKSSVSHHFRVLREAGLIRTRSEGASRMNALRREDIERRFPGLLSCVLSAPSA from the coding sequence ATGCGACAGACCCGCCTGCCCGCTCTGGAAGACATCGCGCTCGAGGACGTCTTTCACGCCTTGAGCGATCCGATCCGTCTGGAGATCGTCCGGCGTCTGGCCGTCGAGGGCGAGGCGAGCTGCCAGGCCCTCGACTGCGACCGGCCGAAATCCAGCGTCTCCCATCATTTCCGCGTCCTGCGCGAAGCCGGGCTGATTCGGACGCGCAGCGAAGGCGCGTCACGGATGAACGCGCTGCGCCGCGAGGACATCGAACGCCGTTTCCCCGGGCTGCTGTCCTGCGTTCTCTCCGCCCCCAGCGCCTGA
- a CDS encoding NADH:flavin oxidoreductase/NADH oxidase encodes MPGLFDPFSLKTITLRNRIVTSPMCQYSAQDGVANDWHRAHLAGLARGGAGLVVIEATGVSPEGRITPGCLGLWNDKQAEALEPIVAEMHKAGAVAGIQIGHAGRKASANLPWEGDDHIPAGDPRGWETIAPSAVAQGGGLGRVPRAMTSADIERVRGDFVAAAERARDIGIQWLKLHFAHGYLAQSFLSRHANKRDDAYGGSFENRARFLIETLVAVRKVWPEDRPLSARLGVIEYDGQDEETLAEAIELVKRLKAEGLDFIDVSVGFSTNEAKIPWGPAFLAPVAERVRRESGLPASTSWYISQPEQADALVREGKVDLVTLGRPLLADPHWPYAAAKALGVEDAAWKTLPAPYAHWLSRYRAA; translated from the coding sequence ATGCCCGGTCTGTTCGACCCCTTCAGCCTGAAGACCATCACCCTTCGCAATCGCATCGTCACCTCGCCGATGTGCCAGTATTCGGCGCAGGACGGCGTCGCCAACGACTGGCACCGCGCCCATCTCGCCGGGCTGGCGCGCGGCGGCGCCGGCCTCGTCGTCATCGAGGCGACTGGCGTCTCGCCGGAAGGGCGGATCACGCCCGGCTGCCTCGGCCTGTGGAACGATAAGCAGGCCGAAGCGCTGGAGCCCATCGTCGCGGAGATGCACAAGGCCGGTGCGGTCGCCGGCATCCAGATCGGCCATGCCGGCCGCAAGGCCAGCGCCAATCTTCCCTGGGAAGGCGACGACCATATCCCGGCGGGCGATCCGCGCGGCTGGGAGACGATCGCGCCTTCCGCCGTCGCTCAGGGCGGCGGCCTCGGGCGGGTGCCGCGGGCGATGACGTCAGCCGATATCGAGCGCGTGCGCGGCGATTTCGTTGCGGCGGCGGAGCGCGCCCGCGACATCGGCATCCAGTGGCTGAAGCTGCACTTCGCCCATGGCTATCTGGCGCAGAGCTTCCTGTCGCGCCACGCCAACAAGCGCGACGACGCCTATGGCGGCAGCTTCGAGAACCGCGCCCGCTTCCTGATCGAGACGCTCGTGGCCGTCCGCAAGGTCTGGCCGGAGGATCGCCCGCTCTCGGCCCGGCTCGGCGTCATCGAGTATGACGGGCAGGACGAGGAGACGCTGGCCGAGGCGATCGAGTTGGTGAAGCGCCTCAAGGCCGAGGGGCTCGATTTCATCGATGTCAGCGTCGGCTTCTCGACCAACGAGGCCAAGATCCCGTGGGGGCCGGCCTTCCTGGCGCCCGTCGCCGAGCGGGTGCGGCGCGAGAGCGGCCTGCCGGCCTCGACGAGCTGGTACATCAGCCAGCCCGAACAGGCGGACGCACTGGTGCGCGAGGGCAAGGTCGATCTGGTCACGCTCGGCCGTCCGCTACTGGCCGACCCGCACTGGCCCTATGCGGCGGCAAAGGCGCTCGGCGTCGAGGACGCGGCGTGGAAGACCCTGCCGGCGCCCTATGCCCACTGGCTGTCGCGCTACCGCGCGGCGTGA
- the putA gene encoding bifunctional proline dehydrogenase/L-glutamate gamma-semialdehyde dehydrogenase PutA has protein sequence MAASAPRFAVPSFRVPFAEDDGAIAGRLLASARRDPAAKARIDARATGLIDAIRTRKVGLGGIEELLREYSLSTKEGLALMVLAEALLRVPDSVTADRLIEDKLGQGDFANHESKSDAFLVSASAWALGITARVIQPGETPTGIVSSLAKRLGVPTVRTATRQAMRVMGNHFVLGQTIEEALKRAGSGTGKLYRYSFDMLGEGARTQADADRYFASYAAAIDAIGRSAGNDKLPNRPGISVKLSALHPRYEATSHERVLTELVPKVIELARQAKGYDLNFTIDAEEADRLELSLDVIDAIFADPSLDGWDGFGLAIQAYQKRASAVIDHIGRLAEAYDRRMMVRLVKGAYWDTELKRAQERGLPDYPVFSRKAMTDLNYEACAAQLLKLRPRIIPQFATHNALTVAAVAEMAGNTENFEFQRLHGMGEALYEKLLRENEGYACRTYAPVGGHQDLLAYLVRRLLENGANSSFVSASGDPDVPVSQLLLAPADIIGTPSAARHRRIPLPADLYGPSRKNSAGTELGHEESLDALVKEIAAAKSFPDAAPIIDGKPQPGAVRDVRSPIDNKPIGKVTEADAATAERALVAAKAGFPAWNATPARIRAAALRNAADLLEARRGLLIALLQAEAGKTIDDAISEIRETVDFCRYYAAEAETHFAAPTALPGPTGEENRLILRGRGPFICIAPWNFPLAIFTGQVVAALVAGNSVVAKPAPQTPLIAAVAIRILHEAGIPASALHLVPGGTEAGAALVAHKDVAGVAFTGSTATARGINRALAAKDGPIVPLIAETGGLNAMIVDATALPEQVADDVVMSAFRSAGQRCSALRLLVVQEDVADKMIEMIEGATKELKLGDPRKVDTHIGPVIDAAAKQRLDGHVAAMRQQGRVAWAGQAPDLGGTYVAPHVIRLDRVGDLTAEHFGPILHVVRWKAGELDKVIGQIDETGYGLTLGVHSRIETTVERVTQRLSTGNIYVNRNIIGAVVGVQPFGGHGLSGTGPKAGGPHYLMRFATEQTVTINTAAAGGNASLIAMGE, from the coding sequence ATGGCCGCCTCTGCCCCGCGTTTCGCCGTGCCGTCTTTCCGCGTCCCCTTCGCCGAGGATGACGGTGCCATCGCTGGCCGACTGCTCGCCTCGGCCCGCCGCGACCCCGCGGCCAAGGCTCGGATCGATGCGCGCGCGACCGGCCTGATCGATGCGATCCGCACCCGCAAGGTCGGCCTGGGCGGCATCGAGGAATTGCTGCGCGAATACTCGCTCTCCACCAAGGAGGGCCTCGCTTTGATGGTGCTGGCCGAAGCGCTGCTGCGCGTGCCCGATTCCGTCACCGCCGATCGCCTCATCGAGGACAAGCTCGGCCAGGGCGATTTCGCCAACCATGAATCGAAGTCGGACGCCTTCCTCGTCTCGGCCTCGGCCTGGGCGCTCGGTATCACCGCGCGCGTCATCCAGCCGGGCGAGACCCCGACGGGCATCGTCAGCAGCCTCGCCAAGCGCCTGGGCGTGCCGACGGTGCGCACCGCCACGCGCCAGGCGATGCGCGTCATGGGCAACCATTTCGTGCTCGGCCAGACGATCGAGGAAGCGCTGAAGCGCGCCGGCTCCGGCACCGGCAAGCTCTATCGCTATTCCTTCGACATGCTCGGCGAGGGCGCGCGCACGCAGGCCGATGCCGACCGCTACTTCGCCTCCTACGCCGCCGCGATCGACGCCATCGGCCGCTCGGCCGGCAACGACAAGCTGCCGAACCGGCCGGGCATCTCGGTCAAGCTCTCGGCGCTGCATCCGCGCTACGAGGCGACGAGCCATGAGCGCGTGCTGACCGAGCTGGTGCCGAAGGTGATCGAGCTCGCCCGCCAGGCCAAGGGCTACGACCTCAACTTCACCATCGATGCCGAGGAGGCCGACCGGCTCGAGCTTTCGCTCGACGTGATCGATGCAATCTTCGCCGATCCCTCGCTCGACGGCTGGGACGGTTTCGGCCTCGCGATCCAGGCCTATCAGAAGCGCGCCTCGGCCGTGATCGACCATATCGGCCGGCTGGCCGAGGCCTATGACCGGCGCATGATGGTCCGCCTGGTCAAGGGCGCCTATTGGGACACCGAGCTGAAGCGCGCCCAGGAGCGCGGCCTGCCCGACTATCCGGTCTTCAGCCGCAAGGCGATGACGGATCTGAACTACGAGGCCTGTGCCGCGCAGCTGCTGAAGCTGCGGCCGCGCATCATCCCGCAATTCGCCACGCACAACGCACTCACCGTCGCGGCTGTCGCGGAAATGGCGGGCAACACCGAAAACTTCGAGTTCCAGCGCCTGCATGGCATGGGTGAGGCGCTCTACGAGAAGCTGCTGCGCGAGAACGAGGGCTATGCCTGCCGCACCTATGCCCCCGTCGGCGGGCATCAGGACCTGCTCGCCTATCTCGTCCGTCGCCTGCTCGAGAACGGCGCCAATTCTTCCTTCGTCAGCGCCTCCGGCGACCCGGACGTGCCGGTCTCGCAGCTCCTGCTGGCGCCGGCCGACATCATCGGCACGCCGAGCGCCGCGCGTCACCGCCGCATTCCGCTCCCGGCCGATCTCTACGGACCCTCGCGCAAGAACTCGGCCGGCACCGAGCTTGGCCATGAGGAGAGCCTGGACGCCCTGGTGAAGGAGATCGCGGCGGCGAAGAGCTTCCCCGATGCCGCGCCGATCATCGACGGCAAGCCGCAGCCCGGCGCGGTACGCGACGTACGCTCGCCGATCGACAACAAGCCGATCGGCAAGGTGACGGAAGCCGACGCGGCGACGGCCGAACGAGCTCTCGTCGCCGCGAAGGCCGGCTTCCCCGCCTGGAACGCCACCCCCGCCCGCATCCGTGCCGCAGCTCTGCGCAACGCCGCCGATCTGCTGGAGGCCCGCCGCGGCCTGCTGATCGCGCTCTTGCAGGCGGAAGCCGGCAAGACCATCGACGACGCCATCTCCGAGATTCGCGAGACCGTCGATTTCTGCCGCTATTACGCTGCCGAGGCCGAGACCCATTTCGCCGCCCCGACGGCCCTGCCCGGCCCGACCGGCGAGGAGAACCGGCTGATCCTGCGCGGTCGTGGCCCCTTCATCTGCATCGCGCCCTGGAACTTCCCGCTCGCGATCTTCACCGGCCAGGTCGTCGCCGCGCTGGTCGCCGGCAACAGCGTCGTCGCCAAGCCGGCGCCGCAGACGCCGCTGATCGCGGCCGTCGCCATCCGCATCCTGCACGAGGCCGGCATTCCCGCGAGCGCGCTGCATCTCGTGCCCGGCGGAACCGAGGCCGGCGCGGCGCTGGTCGCGCATAAGGACGTGGCCGGCGTCGCCTTCACCGGCTCGACCGCGACGGCGCGCGGCATCAACCGGGCGCTCGCCGCCAAGGACGGGCCGATCGTGCCGCTGATCGCCGAGACCGGCGGCCTCAACGCCATGATCGTCGACGCCACCGCCCTGCCCGAACAGGTCGCGGACGATGTCGTGATGTCGGCCTTCCGCTCGGCCGGGCAGCGCTGCTCGGCGTTGCGCCTGCTGGTCGTGCAGGAGGATGTCGCCGACAAGATGATCGAGATGATCGAAGGCGCGACCAAGGAGCTGAAGCTCGGCGACCCCCGCAAGGTCGACACCCATATCGGCCCGGTGATCGACGCCGCCGCCAAGCAGCGCCTCGACGGCCATGTCGCCGCCATGCGCCAGCAGGGCCGCGTCGCCTGGGCCGGCCAGGCGCCCGATCTCGGCGGCACCTATGTCGCGCCGCATGTGATCAGGCTCGACCGCGTCGGCGACCTGACCGCCGAGCATTTTGGCCCGATACTGCATGTCGTGCGCTGGAAGGCTGGCGAACTCGACAAGGTGATCGGTCAGATCGACGAGACCGGCTACGGGCTGACGCTCGGCGTGCATTCCCGCATCGAGACGACGGTGGAGCGGGTGACGCAGCGCCTCTCGACCGGCAATATCTACGTCAACCGCAACATCATCGGCGCCGTGGTCGGCGTGCAGCCCTTCGGCGGCCACGGCCTGTCGGGCACTGGCCCGAAGGCCGGCGGCCCGCATTACCTGATGCGCTTCGCCACCGAACAGACCGTGACGATCAACACCGCTGCAGCAGGCGGCAATGCCAGCCTGATCGCGATGGGCGAGTGA
- a CDS encoding Lrp/AsnC ligand binding domain-containing protein, producing MMLDRTDRRILALLQGDGRIAGVELAEKVGLSPTATGERLKRLTRDGYITGYRATLDPMKLGLNLLVFVEVYLDKTTPDAFERFAAAVKRAPEVLECHMVAGGFDYLVKTRVADMNAYRRFLGEVLLALPAVRETRTYAVMEEVKTDGALPL from the coding sequence ATCATGCTTGACAGGACCGATCGCCGTATCCTCGCGTTGCTCCAGGGCGACGGCCGCATCGCGGGCGTCGAGCTGGCCGAGAAGGTCGGGCTTTCGCCGACCGCCACGGGCGAGCGGCTGAAGCGGCTGACGCGCGACGGCTACATCACCGGCTATCGCGCCACGCTCGATCCGATGAAGCTCGGATTAAACCTCCTCGTCTTCGTCGAAGTCTATCTCGACAAGACGACACCGGACGCCTTCGAGCGCTTCGCCGCGGCGGTGAAGCGGGCGCCCGAGGTGCTGGAATGCCATATGGTGGCTGGTGGCTTCGACTATCTGGTCAAGACGCGCGTCGCCGACATGAATGCCTATCGCCGCTTCCTCGGAGAGGTGCTGCTGGCGCTCCCGGCCGTGCGCGAGACCCGGACCTATGCGGTGATGGAGGAGGTCAAGACGGACGGTGCCCTGCCATTGTGA
- a CDS encoding ABC transporter substrate-binding protein, whose translation MPIAPSRPSTDLSRRALGRLAMGAAIAATSGGMAGAQGNAAIRFALDGRFDGPSAPFLIAQEKGYFGAEGLDVTIEPGTGSRAMLQRLATGAQDAGFGDVNALIRFRDENPSADLKAVMIVHDRPGFAIVGRKSRGLTAEPPSLEGRKIGAASGDAALAQWPVFKNLNKIDDSKIRLETVGYPVREPMLASGELDAALGFGPSSYVGLKARGVPVDDIILMEMADHGLLAYGSAVIVAGKLAAEKPDAVRGLVRAVTRGFRDAVVNPALGGQLVLRRNEDAQPEIEREKLAMVIAQNVLTPYVRVHGLGGIDRERWSRALDQLALAGSFRDKARAGDAFSDAFLPPPGERMF comes from the coding sequence ATGCCGATCGCTCCGTCCCGTCCGTCCACTGACCTGTCGCGCCGTGCGCTCGGGCGGCTGGCGATGGGGGCCGCGATCGCCGCGACAAGCGGCGGCATGGCCGGAGCGCAAGGCAATGCGGCGATCCGCTTTGCCCTGGACGGGCGCTTCGATGGGCCGTCGGCGCCGTTTCTGATCGCGCAGGAGAAGGGCTATTTCGGTGCCGAGGGGCTCGACGTCACGATCGAGCCGGGCACGGGCTCTCGCGCCATGCTGCAGCGCCTGGCGACAGGTGCGCAGGACGCCGGTTTCGGCGACGTCAATGCGCTCATCCGCTTCCGCGACGAGAACCCCAGTGCCGATCTCAAGGCGGTGATGATCGTCCACGACCGGCCGGGCTTCGCGATCGTCGGCCGCAAGAGCCGCGGTCTGACCGCAGAGCCGCCCAGCCTGGAGGGGCGCAAGATCGGTGCTGCCAGCGGCGATGCCGCGCTGGCGCAATGGCCGGTCTTCAAGAACCTCAACAAGATCGACGACAGCAAGATCAGGCTGGAAACCGTGGGCTACCCCGTGCGGGAGCCGATGCTGGCCTCCGGCGAGCTCGACGCCGCCCTCGGCTTCGGGCCCTCCTCCTATGTCGGCCTCAAGGCGCGCGGCGTGCCGGTCGACGACATCATCCTGATGGAGATGGCCGATCACGGCCTCCTGGCCTATGGCAGCGCCGTCATCGTCGCGGGCAAGCTCGCGGCGGAGAAGCCCGATGCCGTGCGCGGCCTCGTACGCGCCGTCACCCGCGGCTTCCGCGATGCCGTGGTCAATCCGGCCCTGGGCGGGCAATTGGTCCTGCGCCGCAATGAGGATGCACAGCCGGAGATCGAGCGCGAGAAGCTCGCCATGGTCATCGCGCAGAACGTGCTGACGCCTTATGTGCGCGTCCACGGCCTCGGCGGCATCGACCGGGAGCGCTGGTCGCGGGCGCTGGACCAGCTCGCGCTGGCAGGGAGCTTCCGCGACAAGGCACGGGCGGGCGATGCCTTCTCCGACGCCTTCCTGCCGCCGCCGGGCGAACGCATGTTCTGA
- a CDS encoding AMP-binding protein: protein MPDLSDYAALRDAFRWRIPDRYNIAVDVCDRWAASEPERPAIIEVSQDWLVTPVSFGWFREHSNRLASALRARGVGRGDRVAILLPQGRAVLAAHLAAYKLGAIAVPLAALFGVDALAYRLEDSGAKVVVTNDGGLAKLSQIAQPLPELSLLISTDRADGRAEGLDALLAEGSPDFVPAETTPDDPALMIYTSGTTGNPKGALHGHRVLPGHLPGVQMPHEFMPRPGDLAWTPADWAWAGGLLNMLLPALHFGVAVVARPVTRFEPEEAYRLIQDLGIRNAFVPPTALRMLRGAGNPRGRYQLHLRTVAAAGEALGAETLAWGREALGLTINEAYGQTECNLVLASSAAIGVSRPGSIGKAVPGHEVAIIRPDGIVCTPGEEGQIAVRRPDPVMFLEYWRNPEATAAKFIGDWMITGDEGVQDEDGYVRFIGRDDDVITSSGYRIGPGEIEDCLLRHPAVALAAVVGKPDALRTEIVKAFVVLKPGQGGSPALVSELQNFVRARLSAHEYPREIAFLGELPMTTTGKIIRRVLRAEA, encoded by the coding sequence TTGCCAGACCTGTCCGACTATGCCGCGCTGCGCGACGCTTTCCGCTGGCGCATTCCGGATCGCTACAACATCGCCGTCGACGTCTGCGACCGCTGGGCGGCAAGCGAGCCCGAGCGTCCGGCGATCATCGAGGTCTCGCAGGATTGGCTGGTGACGCCGGTCAGCTTCGGCTGGTTCCGCGAGCATTCGAACCGGCTCGCCAGCGCCCTGCGCGCACGCGGCGTCGGCCGTGGAGACCGCGTCGCGATCCTGCTGCCGCAGGGCCGGGCGGTCCTGGCGGCGCATCTCGCCGCCTACAAGCTCGGTGCCATCGCGGTGCCGCTGGCGGCGCTGTTCGGCGTCGATGCGCTGGCCTATAGGCTGGAGGATTCCGGCGCGAAGGTCGTCGTGACCAATGATGGAGGTCTCGCGAAGCTCAGCCAGATCGCGCAGCCCCTGCCGGAACTCTCTCTGCTGATCTCCACCGACCGAGCGGATGGGCGCGCGGAAGGCTTGGACGCGCTGCTTGCCGAAGGCAGCCCGGATTTCGTGCCCGCCGAGACGACGCCGGACGACCCGGCACTGATGATCTATACCTCCGGCACGACGGGCAATCCGAAGGGCGCGCTGCATGGTCACCGCGTCCTGCCCGGCCATCTGCCGGGCGTGCAGATGCCGCACGAGTTCATGCCGCGCCCGGGCGACCTCGCCTGGACGCCGGCCGACTGGGCCTGGGCCGGCGGATTGCTCAACATGCTGCTGCCGGCGCTGCATTTCGGTGTCGCCGTGGTCGCGCGGCCGGTGACGCGTTTCGAGCCGGAGGAGGCCTATCGCCTGATCCAGGATCTCGGCATCCGCAACGCCTTCGTGCCGCCGACCGCGCTCAGGATGCTGCGCGGCGCCGGCAATCCGCGCGGGCGTTACCAGCTGCATCTCCGCACGGTCGCGGCGGCCGGCGAGGCCCTCGGTGCCGAGACGCTGGCCTGGGGGCGGGAAGCGCTGGGCCTGACGATCAACGAGGCCTATGGCCAGACCGAATGCAATCTCGTGCTCGCATCGAGCGCCGCCATCGGCGTGAGCCGGCCGGGCTCGATCGGCAAGGCCGTCCCCGGCCACGAGGTCGCGATCATCCGGCCAGACGGCATCGTCTGCACTCCCGGCGAGGAGGGACAGATCGCGGTGCGCCGGCCCGACCCGGTGATGTTCCTCGAATACTGGCGCAACCCCGAGGCCACGGCGGCGAAGTTCATCGGCGACTGGATGATCACCGGTGACGAGGGCGTCCAGGATGAGGACGGCTATGTCCGCTTCATCGGCCGCGACGACGATGTCATCACCTCGTCGGGCTATCGGATCGGGCCAGGCGAGATCGAGGATTGCCTGCTGAGGCACCCGGCGGTCGCGCTGGCGGCGGTGGTCGGCAAGCCCGACGCGCTGCGCACCGAGATCGTCAAGGCCTTCGTCGTGCTGAAGCCTGGGCAGGGCGGGTCGCCGGCCCTGGTCTCGGAGCTTCAGAACTTCGTGCGCGCCCGCTTGTCGGCCCATGAATATCCGCGCGAGATCGCCTTCCTCGGCGAACTGCCGATGACGACGACCGGCAAGATCATCCGCCGTGTATTGCGGGCCGAGGCCTGA
- a CDS encoding GNAT family N-acetyltransferase, with translation MSEIMALAGTGAAMSTTASSPPRLHPGTAVHCEIRPLGSCADIIGEWADLATRAIEPNPFLDPGFALAAAQHLVSFRDVALMLLWQGGPGGQPRRLIGLAPFRRRQRLFAAEALDEFADPRLLNGTPLIDATFVAPALSALLRAWRGEAGPTAGLTFHAIDPGGPFAAALTGLARRHGFLADWHSLGRPDAQFTAPTNLREARAAFEAHGTLRLEEPSTLAGRRDAAEILLALEASGRRGRTGSATLQDIREAAFLRSMSRSLSRQKLCRIALLMLDEIPIAAALTIGRSPASWLYLAADEDELARARPLALLLAMMRKTAPSRQIRLAGGLPVFGAKSDGFATLRLSHRRAGTPADLAARISRRVGQSLFRPRPAIHGG, from the coding sequence ATGAGCGAGATCATGGCCTTGGCGGGCACGGGCGCCGCCATGTCCACCACGGCATCGAGCCCGCCTCGACTGCATCCCGGCACGGCGGTCCATTGCGAGATCCGCCCGCTCGGCTCCTGTGCCGACATCATCGGGGAATGGGCCGATCTCGCCACCCGCGCCATCGAGCCCAACCCTTTTCTCGATCCGGGATTTGCACTGGCGGCGGCACAGCATCTCGTCTCGTTCCGCGATGTCGCGCTCATGCTTCTCTGGCAGGGCGGACCCGGAGGCCAGCCGCGCCGGCTCATCGGCCTCGCGCCCTTTCGCAGGCGCCAGCGTCTGTTCGCGGCCGAGGCCCTCGACGAATTCGCCGATCCGCGCCTGCTCAACGGCACGCCGCTGATCGACGCCACCTTCGTGGCGCCGGCGCTGTCGGCGCTGCTGCGTGCCTGGCGCGGTGAGGCGGGGCCGACGGCCGGATTGACCTTCCACGCGATCGACCCGGGCGGCCCGTTCGCCGCGGCGCTCACGGGCCTCGCCCGCAGGCACGGCTTCTTGGCGGATTGGCACAGCCTTGGCCGGCCGGACGCGCAGTTTACGGCCCCGACCAACCTCCGAGAAGCCCGGGCCGCGTTCGAGGCGCATGGAACGCTGCGTCTGGAAGAGCCCTCGACGCTCGCCGGCCGGCGCGACGCCGCCGAGATCCTGCTCGCGCTCGAAGCCTCGGGCCGGCGTGGGCGGACCGGCAGCGCGACCCTGCAGGACATTCGCGAGGCCGCCTTCCTGCGCAGCATGAGCCGCAGCCTCAGCCGCCAGAAGCTCTGCCGGATCGCGCTGCTGATGCTGGATGAAATACCGATCGCGGCAGCGCTGACGATCGGCCGGTCTCCGGCGAGCTGGCTCTATCTGGCCGCCGACGAGGACGAGTTGGCTCGGGCGCGGCCGCTGGCCCTGCTCCTGGCGATGATGCGCAAGACAGCCCCGTCGCGGCAAATCCGGCTCGCTGGCGGCCTGCCGGTTTTCGGAGCCAAAAGCGACGGCTTCGCGACGCTGCGCCTCAGCCATCGGCGCGCCGGCACCCCGGCCGATCTGGCGGCCCGCATCAGCAGGCGGGTCGGCCAGTCGCTGTTCAGGCCTCGGCCCGCAATACACGGCGGATGA